From the genome of Leptodactylus fuscus isolate aLepFus1 chromosome 1, aLepFus1.hap2, whole genome shotgun sequence, one region includes:
- the RNF126 gene encoding E3 ubiquitin-protein ligase RNF126, whose amino-acid sequence MAEALPEAGRYFCHSCSAEISPRLPEYTCPRCESGFIEELPEVRSPENSSSSSGTDQNRHSFEGLEATQFSLPPGYGQVTFGIFNEGLDFPIFGTSGPGEDNREGESRREPQSRHRYSARHPRTRLSTRRTAGRQEGVPTLEGIIQQLVNGIIAPTAMPNLGLGPWGVLHSNPMDYAWGANGLDTIITQLLNQFENTGPPPADNEKIQALPTIQVTDEHVGSGLECPVCKEDYTVGESVRQLPCNHLFHNNCIIPWLEQHDTCPVCRKSLSGQNTATNPPGLTDMNFSASSASSSSSTSPTDENNSANNS is encoded by the exons GAGTATACCTGCCCAAGATGTGAATCTGGCTTCATTGAGGAACTTCCTGAAGTGAG GAGCCCAGAAAATAGTAGCAGCAGCTCTGGTACAGATCAAAACAGACATTCTTTTGAA GGCCTTGAAGCTACGCAGTTCTCCTTGCCCCCTGGTTATGGACAAGTCACTTTTGGAATTTTCAATGAGGGTCTGGACTTCCCCATCTTTGGCACAAGTGGACCCGGTGAAGACAATCGTGAAGGGGAAAGCAGGAGAGAACCACAGTCTCGGCATAGATATAGTGCAAGGCATCCTCGCACCAGACTAAGCACAAGGCGAACTGCAGGGAGGCAAGAGGGTGTGCCTACATTAGAAGG GATCATTCAACAACTGGTAAATGGGATCATCGCACCTACCGCAATGCCAAACTTGGGGCTGGGACCATG GGGAGTTCTTCATTCCAATCCAATGGATTATGCTTGGGGAGCCAATGGCCTGGACACAATAATCACTCAG TTACTTAACCAGTTTGAAAACACTGGACCACCTCCTGCTGACAATGAGAAGATCCAAGCCCTTCCTACTATCCAAGTAACAGATGAACATGTGG GTTCGGGATTGGAATGCCCAGTATGTAAAGAGGATTATACAGTTGGTGAAAGTGTGAGACAACTTCCTTGCAATCACTTATTTCATAATAACTGCATCATCCCCTGGTTAGAGCAG CATGATACATGTCCTGTATGTAGGAAAAGCCTGAGTGGTCAAAACACAGCCACAAATCCCCCAGGACTAACGGACATGAATTTCTCTGCTTCATCTgcttcatcctcatcctccacctCCCCTACTGATGAAAATAATTCTGCCAATAACTCTTGA